From the Coffea eugenioides isolate CCC68of chromosome 1, Ceug_1.0, whole genome shotgun sequence genome, the window tttttttaccattaaaaaAGTCTACTGAGTTTGGTACTTACTGAGTTTGGAAGACAGGGAGAGGAGCTCCTTCACACGCATGGAATTTTCATTTGAAGAAGACCAGAGAAAAGTTCAAGAAATGATGCAGATGAACCTGCAACTGCAAAGAACAGGGCCAGAAGCCGtcaaattaacaaataataGAAGGGCTGCGGTCCAAAGGCAAGTAGACAAAACTCAAGAGTCATACTGCATAGGAGAAAAGCTTGCTACCAAAAacaaaggagagagagaggggaagCAGGAGAGAAAATCCAACAAAAGGATACATCCAAATCCATTTACGAAAGTTTACAAGGTCCAGAACATCTGGGTCGGTCACCAATCTTAGATGGTTAATTAGCAAATTATTTCTTCTTCACTCCCGTCTTCATCAAATGTCCATATACTTTGTATTTCtctgtttcttcttctttttactGTACCTCACTTTCCAGCCGTCATAATAGTAATGATTTTCTTCCAACGCCCAACCTGACAAGTGACAGCCACCGGTGCTTCTACTGCGTCCACAGCATTCCCACCTCCATCCATCCTTCTTTATTGTTAGGCGGAGTTTTGGAGTTTGGAGGAGAAAGCTTAAAGGAGAATATGAAAGAAGAGGAAATATATTTAGGTTCATTTACATTATTGctattttttaaaacttttataGATAATGTACAGTAATAATtcgatatatataaaataaaaaattgattaaaaaatattttcataaaagatgaaaaaaaaattaaaaaaaataactttccaaacaagacgaaactaaaaaaaaaaaaagagtattaAATATCCATTCAGTGGTTATATATGTGTAAACTTGACATTAGAAAAACTgtggccttgtttggaatgctgttattttctaaaatttattttttatttttttgaacatatttttaaatcatatttttattttatatatatcaaattattacaatatttttttttataaaaattttaaaaaataacaattcaaatatATTCTAAATCGCTTACAAGTCACCTACGGCCAATATTCGACCACCTTTACATAGATAATGAGATTCAAATACACTGCTATCCTCTTGTTTGTAAAAGGTATTGTTATATTGTTTGGTTCTTACCAAAGCGAACCAATCTACGTAACTGTCTCTCCAAATCATTTTATCCAAACTAAGTCGGCCCGTGAGGTTGTTTCTTCGAGGCAATCGAGTTGGAGACCTGTAAAGGAAAGTCTGCCCCGACGCTTTTGCACTTCTCCAACCTCATCAAAGTATGGCAgaccaaaccaaaccaaaccacCTTTTCCATTTTCAATAATCAAAATCATCATTTGACTTAAAACATTTTAATTACAGCGTAAATACTTTTTCTCTACCCTTTAAAGCTTTAAACCCCAACCTCAAAAAAGCCTCACGCCGAAAGTCTATGCCTCCATCAAATGACTCGAATCCCTCCTTTTCCAATtcagctttcttcttcttttttctaaaCAATCCCAAATTCCACCCCATTCCCATTCCCAGCTTAAAAGCTTagaaaataaaggaaataaaaccACCTTCTTTCCTCGTCATCGTCGCATGTGTAGATCCAAAATGGCAACCGATGCCTCCGAACCCATCCCAACAACGCCACCCCAACCCACGCCACGTCCGGTCAGGACCAAACCCAGAACCTCCCCTCAAGCAACACAATCCCCCCGCCGCCCCTCCCCAAATTCTCCATTCGCTAAACTTCCTTCCTCCAGTCCCTCCACCAGCGGCACCTTTCATTCAGGTTCTGCCCCGGCCACCGGCTCCGGTTCTGATTTTCGAATAAATTCGTCGGTTGGCACAACCTCCGCTTCAAGCCGTACATCCCTCTCCAGCCTCCATCTCTCCCTCCCGGAACACGCCCATATTTATGATTTCTCCGAAATCCGTTCCGCCACCAACAATTTTCTCGCCAAACGCTACTCcacttcctcctcctcctcccagTCCTGGCGCTGCGAGCTCAACGGAAAAGACGTCATTATTTTTCAACGGAAAATCCATCAGACAATCCACGAATCTGAGCTGAGATCCAAATTATCGGTAATTTGTAAAAGCCATCATAAATGCTTAATCAAGCTCCTCGGAGCTTCCATTTCAAACGATCACATTTACTTAGTTTATGAATTTATCAGCGGCTCGAATCTTTCTACTTGTCTCCGAAATCCTAGAAACCCTGATTTCACCGTTCTTTCCACCTGGATGTCGCGAATGCAAATCGCCACGGATTTAGCTAACGGCTTGAATTATATCCACACCGCAGCCGGATTCAGCATAAGTTTGGTCCACAAGTACGTGAAGAGCAGCGGAATTATTATCACTGAGCCTTCCTTGAATGCCCGAATTTGCCATTTCGGAGCCGCCGAGCTATGCTCCGAGACGGAGAGATATGAAAGAGGTGAGATAACGGAAGAGGAGTTGCCGGAGCTGCGGAGGTCGGGGAGTAGGGGTAGGCAATTTGAAGGAGTGAGAGGATACATGTCGCCGGAGTTTAAGTCCACCGGCTTGGCGACGCAGAAGTCTGACGTGTACGCTTTTGGAGTGGTGATTCTGGAGCTTTTGTCCGGGGAGGAGCCGCTGAAGTATAAATATGATAAAGCGAGTGGGGATTATAGGAAGATTTCAATTATCGATTCAGCGACGGAGGCGGTGGAAACTGGCGGAGAGGGTAATGAAACGGTGGAGGGAAGGCTGAGACGGTGGGTGGATAAGCGGTTGAAGGATTCGTTCCCGGTGGAGGTGGCGGAGAAGTTAATCCGTCTGGTGTTGGAATGCGCACATGTGGATCCGAATAAGAGACCCGATATGCGACGGGTCGCGGGAAAAATATCCAAGCTTTATTTGGACTCGAAAATGTGGTCGGACCGGGTTAGACTTCCGACTGATTTCTCGGTGTCATTAGCACCTCGGTGATTGATTCATTTGGTAATtagcttttttattttctttttcttttttcgcctttttttttggatatgGGTTTAGAAATTCTTTTTCCCTAATGCTTCTGCTACTACTTTTGGTGAAGAGGTAAATATCATTATTGTTACATTTGTAAACGCTGATTAATGAGAGTTAGCCAATTCATATATGGCTATGTAATTGATTGACTAAGTGACAACTCCATGCAAAATTTGCCTTGTTTATGTTGTAATTTTCTGAAGAAAAAGTTTCACCTTTTTTGTGAATATATTTTCTAATCATATTTTTGTTTTACATACAACAAATtgttacagtatattttttcataaaaattttaaaatataaccATCCAAACGAATTCATAATTTCTGTGACTACtaagattaaataaaaaaaaaattagctttACGTATGCAATCGCTGATAAAAACAAATGAGAAGCATTTTTGTACTCCTATTTGTTAGCACAGTTGAATTGGTAAAGATAATAATTTGGACATCAAACGGTTCAGAGGATGAACTTAAAAAATTTGGACATCTTTGACATGTGATTAATTCAACATTTTTTTCTCCCCAACATTTGTATAGATTGTGTATGCTTTTGCTAGAAACTATATCGATTTTTAGATTTAACAAGACGACAGTTCGTGTCATGGACAGCCGCAAAAGAACGAGTTGGGTTGGGTTGATGGCTTGAAAACTCCATCCTTTTTGGAGTCTCATAAATACTTAGACCAAACTCCAAAGTTCAAACTCAAAAGTTAGGATAAGGTCAGAAAATTAGGTTACAGCTGGGGGTTTAAGGATCCTTATAGTATTTGACTAACGAAAATGGTCGCAGAGAAATGCACAcattaaaaaaacaaattagTGTTGGTCATGCCTCCTCTCAGTCAAGTCAAACCGAACGGCCGCATTACCCAAGAGGGAGCTGTGCAGTTTCTATGTCAACGGTTGAGAATGCCAAGCTCAGCGCACGGATGAGAGGAGATTATTGGTCAAAGACCTGCCGGTTTGCTGGTTGTCAAAAATGTCTTGaagttttcttttccattttgctGAATATTATGCCTTAACTATTTATTAGTGGAGAGTGATgtttggacttttttttttttttttgtattgaaAAATTCGTAATCCTTGGATCAGCTACGGAGAAGGCTTTAATTTAGTGATTAAAATTAAAACTCTAGAATTTAgagctccttttttttttttaaatctcatCCCTCGTCTGTTAAATGGAATATGAAAAATTTGCTTCTTAAATCAACCATATGGTTGGGCTTAAGAGAGAGTAGTTGAAAGTCACACCCACAGGGTGACGCACCATGGAAAACAGATGGCTGCCGTGGCCACACCACGAAAAGgatttaccaaaaatataacaatGGTGGTGATGAAGTATGGCGCACGTTTTACCACTTTAAACAAATTTTATGCATATTTAAGAACCTATCCTCTGTCTTTTTTAAAGGAAATGGCAtgtttttcattatttttttttcgggtATCCCAGATAAAATCCCCCTTCACtgattttttcaaaagttttactTAGTTTGTTCGAAAAATATAGGCTCTATTTGGAtgtatcttcttcttttttttttttcaaaaactgttttttgttTGTGAAATCTATAGTAACAATGCAAAAAATATACACAATTTGAAATGAGATCATTTCAaatacctcccttgaggttttttcTAATCACACTTCATTTCAaatacctcccttgaggttttttcTAATCACACCTAACACCCCTCAAGTTTCTAAAATTACACTTAACACCCTTACAATGACAACCTTTGTAACATGTCAGCCCTTTTATGTAAAAATAATACTAAAAATATATTTAGTAGAGGGACAATAGTattcttccaattttgcccttttgtaagttgatttttgaattttagaagatgaaaataaaaacaaataggaCTGCAATACTTACATAGTAATTAAGAGAGTGTAAGTACAATAACTGTTGAATTGTATATTTTTTGTTGATTCGTATGACCGTTATAAGATCTGTGCCAAAGTTTTGGatagaaaggaaataaatttttttaatactgTTTGTTAaccagtttttcaaaaattttgtttttgataaTTGAACGCCATTATAGATATATTTAATATGCATTTTTTCATGATTTCAACTGTATTGCagcatttttcttcaacaaatgAATGATTTTAATCTATTTTTCCTCACCTCTTATTGATTAAACTAGATAACACGATAAAATCATAGttaaaaaaagttaaattttttatgtttagATTGTTTAAGTATCTCAAAACCTATCTTCGGTtgcatatgcaaaaaaaaaaaaaaacacccaaAATGTGTCCAAATTTTATGGCATTTTGTTACTTTATTTTTACATAATCGAACATAAagggtttttctttgttcttgcCTTTTCTTGCACAAGAAATATGAAAAGGGTAGAAAAATAATCAACTTGTTTTTAATTTCATCTTCGAGTTTTCAAAAATCAACTTGCAAAAGGGCAAACGTGGAAGAATATTATAGTCTCTCTCCTAAATACACTTTTTAATACTATTTTTACCTAAAGGGGCTAATATGTTACAAAAGTTGTCAAGGGTGTTAAGTGTGATTTCAGAAACTTTAGGGTTGCAAGGTATGATTAGaaaaaatctcaagggaggtttctaaaattatcccattTCAAATAtacctaaaaaataaataaaaatttatactCTTTTTTCCACCCACTATCACGCACCACTGCCACCTATGATCACCATCCATCACTGATGCCACTctctcccttctttttttttcatctctttccctttttcttttctttcttcctcttctctCCTCTCTATCTTTCCTTTCCCCCCACTAGAACCTTCCTCCCCCTCCTTTCCCCTTCCCGATTATGACTGAGATCTCAGTCGTGACCGAAGGAGCTTTGGTCATAATTGAAAAGGGGAAAAGGGGGAAGTTTCAGTGGGGGGAAAAGGAAAGTGGAGAGGGGAGGAGGAAGGAGGGAACGAGAGAAAGAGGGAGGAagaggaaagaggaagaatGGCAAGAAAGGAGGAAGAAAGGGTTGGTGGCGGTGGTATGTGGtgttatttttaattttcaaaaaatatttcaaaaaattttaaattttaaaaatactccAAAATACATCCTCAAAGCACCTTAAAAATACCCTTCAAAAATACCTAACCATTTacaataaaagtttttcatGTGCATCAttacaataaattttttttaaaatacttcTAAAAATAGCTCATCCATACGGATCCATTGTTGTACCTACGATTACtgttacaaaaatttaaaacactACGGCAGACTTCCAAGCTTCATACTACTAGACCGTAATCCAGTTGTAACACCAAATCTTCTACTTCTTTAAAAGCTTGAATATAGCAGCAAAACCTATTGCTTTTTATTTCTCAGCGGAAGTGATCgtaatttaaataaaattttgtgtaAGTATTGAAATTAACTTAAAAGATTGGAATAAGAAACATGAAGGTAAAAGGGTCAAAAGGAAAGGTCAATATAGTTTATTTTTGACAAAGTTGAAATACGTATAAAGTAATTGGTCTACTTACAATGAGGAATAAAACATGGATTACAAATTTGCAATTGGCTGTCCAGAAACCAAATTCTTCTCAGAAGATCTGATCGTGAGCTTGAAAGATCGGACTAAAGACATGAATCGAAAACTAGTAAAGATTGGTTACAATTGGACTGCCCAAAAAGACAGAACAAAGACCAAAAGGCTCTTTTTTATGCTGGTCTGAATCATGATGGCAAAAAATTTCGAGCTTAAAAAGAATTCTTAAATGCCTCCCACTCTGAAATGGGCCTCAAAACTGTCATCCATTCATTGGTGATCAAAGCCACATTGGACTAACGTTCGAGTAAGGTGGTAAGCTGGGGTTCCATTTTCCTTTTGGCCTTTTCTGGTATTTGCGGCTAAAATATtcattttcaaccaaccaaattcGGATATGAGGTAGCATGCAggtaaataattaatttttcacCCCAAAAGACACAAGAAAATAAGTTAAGAAGAGAGGAGTTGGTCAGCATATGCGTGTCtatggaactttttttttttgggtggttaTTTTTCAATTGTTAACACATATAAGTAAAACTACTTTGctcattatttttttgtttgattggcTCCATCtctaaaaaattaattaaaggTTGAGGCCCCATAACATAAAGATTCTGGATTCTAATTCCTTTGTCTCCCCCTTACTTCTTAAATCCTATCCCACCTttactaaaaaaattttaaaaaaaaattctctaagAAATTCGTAGATTCTTTAGGGTAGGGAACTGCTAAACGGGTCTGAAGTGAACTAATACAATCtcaaaatttctggattttgtaACGTAATAATTTAGCAGTTTCTATATGAAGTTGGTCCCTTGACTTCCACCCAAATTCCATCAAATACCAGCTAAGTTTTCCACTAAAGAAAATTCGTAGCATCTCTCGAGTTAATCAAATGCAAAATTGTGGGCAGAAGAGTTGTTTAGTGAATTTCCAGCATCAATGTTGGTATGTTTTTGTTGACAAGGAAACCCGCAACTGCTATCCGAAAGTGATTGATGTTGGTATGTTGTTATATACTTACTAATCATGCGTCATAAAGTGTGAAAATTTAGTCAGGTTGTTATATCGGAATTACTAATCGTAAATTCACTAACCAAATTCTTATTATTATTGATGCCCTTTTCCCTGTGCCTGCATTAGGCCTGGCCTTCTCCAAGTCTGGTGTCACTAATAAGCTACACCTATCTGAAGTCTCAATCTCTCATAAGAATTGAACACATTGCAAATACAAAGGGTGTTATCTTCTGAACCTATATATTCTTGATTGGTTGCAAATTTCAACCTGACCACCATCTACATTTGTTTTAACTGGTCTTCCACGGAAGAAAACTCTACCAAAAGCTGGAGGCATAGGCATATAAATTTACCCAAGGGCCACTGACTTTATGTAGAAAGCCTAAAATTTAATTGGCGTAACATATCAGTAaccttagtttttttttttttttttgtctacacaggagtgtccgggtcaattcttacgggacccgactaatcccctgcggcccgGCCAGGCGCCCCAGCCCGGCAAATATCAGTATCAGTAACCTTAGTTGAACGGCAAATACTTGGTGGTCAACCCGGTCTATAATCTGTACTGAAAAACTGCGATGacttcttttttccattttcacaCTCTTTGCTGCGTCATTATCTATGGCCTCTCGTCAACTCTTATATTTATCAATGACTGGCGATGTGAAGAAGCCGAATTCAATCGAGTTATTTACAAAACTTGTGTATTGTATCCGTTGTTTAAAATTCTACGACATGCTAATTTATatcacttaaatttaatgagcTTGATTTAGTTTAGATTCAATCGAGTTCAAATTCAatccaaaataaattaaattaaattgagctcgaactcgagtttgaaTTTAAATAATACACCGTTCATTCAAGGTCCACTTGAGTCATTTTCACGTCTAACCATGGCCATGTACTTTTAGACGTATCAGAAGCTCTACAGTGTGAAGTGGGAATTTTTTCATAGTTGACTGTACACTTTATATAGTCAGTCAACAAAAGGCAGCAGCCAGCATCAAAGATAATAATGTCAGCAGTGGCTCATTCTTCTCATTCTCATGACAACCATAACAAATCCATTCCATACCATGCGGGCCGCCCTAAAGTCTTAAAAATTAGATTTTTCTTCCTTaaaattttaagattttttaaataatttttttgtaaattcaaatttttggccttgaaaaattttgaaaataatacTATATGATGTATGTACAATTTTAAATATGTTAAAGCTCGCTTTCTCTAACTAATTTTTCTGGTTCCGTCTATGTTAGTATGTTATCCACACTATAAATACACGCCAAAACCTCTCATCCCAATGCCACCCTTCCAACACTTCACTCTCTTTTTACCTCATCCTAGCTTAATAGTATCTACATTAGCCCCTATCCATCCCTTCCTTCCAGTAACCATGGCAAAATTTGTCATACTTTCCTTCTTGATTTCACTCAATATCTTATCTTTTCCTTCCCCAGGATTAGCCATCTCCTCATGCAATGGTCCATGCCAAACCTTAAATGATTGCGACGGCCAGTTAATTTGCATTGGAGGAAAATGTAACGACGATCCTGACCTTGGAACCCACATATGCGGCGGAAGCTCGCCTTCCGGGCCATCCCCTCAGGGCAATTGTAGCCCAACTGGCTCCATGACATGTTCAGGAGAGACTAAACCCACTTATACATGCTCTCCGCCGGTTACTAGCTCCACGGCGGCAATTCTTACGCTAAATGATTTTGACGTAGGTGGAGACGGCGGGGCTGAATCAGAATGTGACGGCCAATATCACAAAAATAGTGAAAGGATTGTTGCACTTTCCACTGGTTGGTATGCAGGAGGGTCGAGGTGTGGGAAAATGATAAGAATCACAGCCAGCAACGGGAGAAGCGTGACTGCAAAGGTTGTGGATGAATGCGACTCTAGAAATGGCTGTGATAAGGAGCACGCTTTCCAGCCACCTTGCGATAACAACATTGTTGATGGATCCAGTGCTGTGTGGGAAGCTTTAGGGCTTAACGAGGATGATGGAAGAGTACCAGTTACTTGGTCTATGGCATGATGAAAATGGTGACATTGAGATCGATATACGCACAACAATTCCGTCAGTAATAAGTTGGCTTCTAGAATAAGAGTTTCCTAAGTCTGGTATTGAAGTGTAATTTGGTTTTGATTTCTAATGTGTCAATTTACTGATAAGTGGCATCATGGAAAATGATGTCTTGGATGGCCTTCAATGGTTGATCAACCCAGAATTCGTCTTGATGAATTTCTTAAGATTAGATATGGTTTCCAAGTGCTTTCACTTGGGTTCTCTCTTCGTTAAATTGAATTTCTTCCTTTCTCCTTTTTCGCGAACACAACTGGTTTATTGGTGTTTGATATGTAAAAAAGAATTGTCAATAacatggtttttttttaaaatgtgcagtttttcttttttgtatttcttGGATGCGATTAATGTTGCAATATATTTTTAGACCGGACCAAGTATCGACTCGGTCAAATTCAAGGTCAGGAATCAATGGATTTGATTGGATCAAATCAGATGAGTTCATTAATACGTcacatatatgtgtgtgtgcgccccattcattttttttttctacaaatcaaattcttaaATTATAACGAAGTACTCATTTACAATTCATTAACAGAGAGTCAAATCCATATCTAATTCACCAAACAATTCACAAGAATATtccttttgtcttttttttttaaatccatcaTAAAATTCAAAACCCACTTAAATTAACATCAATTAGATATTGTTAAAATTTCCAACAGAAGTTGGTTATTCTAAAACTAAATTTTCAAGACATATTTGAAGAATATGACAATTAAGGTTGCATATTGAAATGATAAAGAGTTCATGAGAGCACTTGTGGATGTTTAAAACATTCAAGGGTCAATATAAAATACTAGAAAAGTTTGGACTTGAATGTAAAATTATGTCTTTTATTTCCTCATCTTAACCCACATTCCCAGTCATGTTTCATTCTCGTAGCCATCAATGTCTTCAGCCATCTTCTCTACTTCGCTGgtctttctcctcttttttcaTTTCGTcaattttctacatttttatCCTCTATTCTTCTAATAAGCAACAAAATAGTTTTCTTACTCTATTCATTtgttcttcctttctttttttattcctTTGAAATCTTTCTCTCTTTCTGTCTCTCTCTTTTTTGATTCTCCATCTTTTgtcgctcttttttttttctttggccTTTCTTGAGTTTAGATTTGTTACTAGTACTATTTATTTAatagataaaattaaataacaagaTGAAATTAGGTTAGATTCTGAAGAGGATTGGggaaattttgataataaaaaaaggTCAGCataaaattgggaaaaatggaaaatccGGTTCATATTGCGTCTCCGGTTTTcggtcaaatttgattttttatcGGCTTTGACCAATCTTTTACTAAGCTGATTTTAGGTAAAGTTGGACCAGACTACTATCCGGTTCTCGATTCAATCGATTGAACCAATTAGTCTAGTCCAAATGGTTAAATGATtatcaattaaataaaaagttATTTTATGTATCAATCCTTACATCTCCTGCTACTACTGGCGGAGTAACAGCTAGTTTTGGTATGTTGGGTGATACATTATTGCTACTAGCGGAGTAACAGCCAGTTTTGGTATATTGGGTAATATCATTATTACCGAACCCAATGCCTATATTGCATTTGCAggtaaaaaagtaattgaactAACATTGAATACAATAGTACCTCTTGAAAGTTCACAAGCCGCTAAATATTTATTCCAGAAGGGTTTATTTGACATAATCGTACTACGTAATCTTTTAAAAAGCATTCTTACTAGTGAGTTATTTCACTTCTATGCTTTTGTTCCTTTGAATCAAAATGAAACAGAGCACTAAGTTCAACAATTATTTGTTATTTGTCATAAATGAGTAGGTAGTTTATCGGAATCATAGGAAATAAGAATGGAATTTTCTTTGGTGGCATAAATTCGAATTATAGAACGAATCACAAGTTGTGGATAATTCTTTTTTACTTATATTTCTTATTTCTGATtcttaattaaatttttaattaagAAGTctctatcaaaaaaaaaaaaaagattgaattCTTCAAATTAGAGTCATACCCAAATTACAACACAATGATCTACAAACTTACATCACCTATTATAACAAGTTTACGCAACACTATAAAAGGCTTCTTTAATATTGCCAATTTTGACTAAGCCGttctttcattaaattttatCATCAATACATGAAGGGCCATGTCCATCATTCACTAGGTGGTCTTCAGCTAGTTGTAACGGAAAAGGCAGGCCAAgttggtctttttttttttttttttttaatattttatgtTTTGTCAACATAACATATCTACCCTACAACTATTTTAATCTATACTAGTAACTGTTTAACTGGGCCAAAAAAGATTGGAGGGAGAGCAGAAAAATCCACCTCCAAGTGTTCTGCATGAGGATATCGTTATCAACTTTAGGCATACATGCTAAGTTTTGTACTCCTAcgcccaagaaaaaaaaagtttcggACTCCCACTTAGTAATGAAAAGTAACTAAATATTTAGACATTGATTAGATTGGGAATATGAAGTATGAACTGCATGTAGAGTAAATAAATTTGAACTGCAAAAGCAGCTAATCTATATAAATATGCGATATCATGTACGTATATATCAACTTAATACTGATAACTGAACTTTCGTAGACGGATTGAAGAGAGGACTCCCACAAAGTCACGAGTACTATAGCAGTAGCATAGTCAACTAAGCAGCCAACATGGAAAAAGAGGACTGTGCagacttttcatttttttcttttgcccctTTTTCGGGTAAACAACAGAAAATGTACCGGATTTGTCAAGTATTCATAAATGATTTGCAGCTAGACTACGTCTTCACTGTTCAAGAAATCATATGGTAAGAAGCTGGCCTATTTTCCACCAGGGAATTATGCCAGGAACATGATTACTATTTACCATTCATCACCACATCTAGACATACGAAATGGGATCTTCCAACTGTGGTTATAAAACTCGGTCCGACCCGTCGGTTCAATCATTCAAACCCATGAATTAGCCACCTAGCCTAGCTGGTTTTTAAGTTAGACCAAACAAGTAATTAACTTGTTAACTAGTCAACAACTCAACGATTCAACTGTTCAAAGCAGAAAAAATTGTCGATTGAATCGTCAATTGAACTGTTAacttaaaaattatattattattgtaatttaaaatatattat encodes:
- the LOC113781501 gene encoding lysM domain receptor-like kinase 3, with the protein product MCRSKMATDASEPIPTTPPQPTPRPVRTKPRTSPQATQSPRRPSPNSPFAKLPSSSPSTSGTFHSGSAPATGSGSDFRINSSVGTTSASSRTSLSSLHLSLPEHAHIYDFSEIRSATNNFLAKRYSTSSSSSQSWRCELNGKDVIIFQRKIHQTIHESELRSKLSVICKSHHKCLIKLLGASISNDHIYLVYEFISGSNLSTCLRNPRNPDFTVLSTWMSRMQIATDLANGLNYIHTAAGFSISLVHKYVKSSGIIITEPSLNARICHFGAAELCSETERYERGEITEEELPELRRSGSRGRQFEGVRGYMSPEFKSTGLATQKSDVYAFGVVILELLSGEEPLKYKYDKASGDYRKISIIDSATEAVETGGEGNETVEGRLRRWVDKRLKDSFPVEVAEKLIRLVLECAHVDPNKRPDMRRVAGKISKLYLDSKMWSDRVRLPTDFSVSLAPR
- the LOC113778660 gene encoding kiwellin-like, with the translated sequence MAKFVILSFLISLNILSFPSPGLAISSCNGPCQTLNDCDGQLICIGGKCNDDPDLGTHICGGSSPSGPSPQGNCSPTGSMTCSGETKPTYTCSPPVTSSTAAILTLNDFDVGGDGGAESECDGQYHKNSERIVALSTGWYAGGSRCGKMIRITASNGRSVTAKVVDECDSRNGCDKEHAFQPPCDNNIVDGSSAVWEALGLNEDDGRVPVTWSMA